A single window of Uloborus diversus isolate 005 chromosome 5, Udiv.v.3.1, whole genome shotgun sequence DNA harbors:
- the LOC129223417 gene encoding troponin C, which translates to MVEELSKEQVEMLKKAFDMFDKDKKGSINTNMVSTILRTLGQTFVESELKELIQEIDADGSGELEFDEFLALTSRFLVEEDAEAMQEELREAFRMYDKEGNGYINVQDLREILRALDDKLTEDELDEMIAEIDTDGSGTVDFDEFMEMMTGD; encoded by the exons ATG GTTGAGGAGCTGAGTAAAGAACAGGTGGAGA TGTTGAAGAAGGCCTTCGACATGTTCGACAAGGACAAGAAAGGTTCCATCAACACAAACATGGTATCCACCATCCTCAGGACACTAGGTCAAACATTCGTGGAAAGCGAGCTAAAAGAGTTAATACAGGAAATTGATGCTGATG GCAGTGGTGAATTGGAGTTCGACGAGTTCTTGGCTTTAACTTCCAGGTTCTTGGTGGAGGAAGATGCTGAAGCTATGCAAGAGGAGTTAAGAGAAGCCTTTAGGATGTACGACAAAGAAGGAAACGGTTATATCAACGTCCAAGACTTGCgagaaattttaagagctttggaTGACAAACTGACAGAAGATGAACTGGACGAGATGATTGCCGAAATCGACACTGACGGTTCTGGAACCGTCGACTTTGACG AGTTCATGGAGATGATGACTGGAGATTGA